The sequence below is a genomic window from Globicephala melas chromosome 14, mGloMel1.2, whole genome shotgun sequence.
TTTTAAGAAACATCTGAtgaagtaaaatgtaaaaaaataatactggAGACAAAAGAGTGAAGTTGATATCAGCTGGGCTCTTTAAAAATCTCTACTctcaggctcccctggtggcgcagtggttgagagtccgcctgccaatgcgggggacgcgggttcgtgccctgatgcgggaggatcccacatgccgcggagcgcctgggcccgtgagccatggccgctgagcctgcgcgtccggagcctgtgctccgcaacgggagaggccacaacagtgagaggcccgcgtaccgcagaaaaaaaaaaaaaatctctactcTCACATGAGAGTTGGACAAGACCTTGAAGATTCATCTAGTCCAACTCTCTGGTTGTACAACTGAAAAAAGTGGCTAATTTCCcactggtcacaaagcactataATTCTGAAAACATGCTATAAATCCAAAAAATGTTCAAGGTTAACTTGCCTATTTATAAAGCCCATGATGTAGCCAAGAGGCTACACTTTCAGCACTTATGGCCATAGTCTGCAGCTCCATCCCCGGGGGATGTTTTATAACGTGTTCTCATGATTAGAGAAAGAAGGGCACCAAAGGCCCTGGTTgcacctggggtgggggagaggcagaACATCATCAAGAGATAAATAATCTGAAACCCCAGACCTGCCTTAATGAAAACTTGCTCTAGGCTCAGACCAGGGCTTATCTTCACCTCTTTACAGGAGACACACCTCTGAGCACATTCACATTCTTCAATAGCCATCTCTGCTCTGGGCAAGCACTGGGGCAACAATGCTGTTCTGCCCAGAACATTGAGAAACACATCTGGACAACTGGTAACATCTAAACCCACAGGGCAAAGACCTATATACAGCTGTATTTAACTTCTCAGTCATTGTCACTTGTTTTGCAAACCAAAAAATTGCCCTTATTTCCTTATACCCTTACTTACCTAAGATTTTTAGTTCCGCTCTAAAAAGGTAgttataaatgattttattttttcttttctattttccagaCTTTCTGTAATGGTTTCACATTTCTTTTGGTAATACAAAAAatgaagctatttttaaaaagaaggttttagtctaaaagaaaatgaaaggatacACATAGTTCCCTCTTGACTCTGAAACGTCCAAACCTGAACCTGAACGAGGTGTCCGTGTGGTACAGTAGAAATGCAGTCTCAGGACTCGGACAGAGTTTtggatcccagctctaccacGAACCTTGGGCAGGGTTTTAGTCTCTCTGAGACTTgccttcttcatctgcaaaaaggaagaaataatacttcCCTCACAGGatgctgtgaggataaaatgatgcacagggcctggcacatggcagacgTCCAGTAAATGGtgcccttctccccactggaCTCAGAGAATCCTTGGGTAAAAGGAATCGCCACAGCCCGCACCAGCCACAGCCTCACTGCATCCCACTGAAATTCGCAAGGGTGCTCTATCTCAACTCTGCCCTACCGCTCCAAAGAATCACTATTGTGCTTAGAAAAAGTTCTTCATTTTTATGTTCCCTCCTTTAAAACTGTACATAcagacaaaacatttttaaaaaactatcttcCTAGAAATAATGCAATGTTTTCTGAAGCACAACGTGTCATGTataaaaacaattctgaaaaacaTGACTGAATTAGTCTGTACATTGTTTCTTAAAGTGCACCAAAGTAAATATTCATGACCTTTAGAATGTCACTAACCCccttgggttattttttttaaataaaactaaatatttatcTACTGAGATGTATGTGGTTTTTGGCTCCAATGTGATGGCAAAAAGCAGCAGTGTCttctcttccagaaaaaaataattgataaactcgACAAAGCATCTTAGCAGCATACAGAATAGCTACAATTCACTGTAACTGCAGGCTCAATAAAGCACAATCCTGATTCctactagaaaaacaaaatcaatcaaaggaacagaaaaccatccccccaccctaaGTCAAGGATTTCTCTTGAACCCTGGAGGTAACACGTGTGATCACTTCCCTATTGTGTATCCTTGGTAACAGACTTGTAACTAATCACCATTCTTTCTTCACactgcgcacacacacacacacacacacacacacacacacaccctatgaaaaacaatatagtTTAAGTGGAGAAGCCACGAGAAAAAAATTCGAAGTCAGATAAAGAACAACCATCACCCAAAACGTCAGGCAGTTCCAATATTCACACCACCGTCCGATGTTCCCCACACACGTAGACAGCACTGGGGCGTATCCGTCGCCTTGTGTGGCCAGGGAGCCGCGGCAAAAACTTGAGGGACTTAGGCATCATGTCCAGGCAGGCGTCATGGAATTTCTTAATCCTCCAGTAGTAAATCAGTGGGTTCAATGCAGACTTGAGGTAGCAGAGCCAGAGTAGCCAGGTGCTAATCTCAAAAAAGTTGTGTTGATAGTAAAAGTGCTTGCTGAACGTCGCCACAAGGCTGTAAGTGGTGAATGGGGCCCAGCAGAAAATGAAGACAGCAAAGAGAATCAAAATGGTTGTGAAGGCACGTGTTTTAAAGCCCATGTCAATGCTCATCTGGAAGGGTCTCTGTAGACTCATGAGACCCAGTTTGCTGGCCTGGCTGAGGCATATACCTTCGGGGTAGCTATGGATCCTCAAGGCATTGTGCCGAAGGGTATTGAGTATGCCCATGAACGAATACAGTATCACCAGAAAgggtaggaagaaagaaatgagagaaatcaaAATCACGTAAGCCTGGTAACCTGGATTGGTTGTGTACCCAAACACACACTGCGGGGCTCGGGAAGGTATCTGCAGGTCAGGGTTTCCTACTGCCAAAGGAAAAGCTACACAAAAAGAAGTTGCCCAAGAAACTGCAATGAGAACTTTAGCCCTATATGGATTCAGCTTATCCTGCCTCTGGACTATAATAAGAAACCTATCGATGCTAATGATGAGCAGGATGGCTACTCCCTCTATCACAAACAACCAGAAAAACATGGCAGATACCCTACAGAAGAATTTCCCAAAAATCCATCTGGTGGTAAGAATGGTGACCAAGGCAAAGGGCATGTTCAGAACTGCAAGCAACATGTCTGCAAAAGCCAGGCTGGCCAGGAGGATGTTAATGGCGGAGCGCATGGCAGCTTTTTGGTAAACCATGAGGCACACAACCAAGTTCCCAAGAAAAGACACAAACAGAATAAATATCATTATAGCAGAAAGGATGATCTGGAGAGGCAAGTTTAGGCTCTTTAAAACCGCTGGTGTTGGGGGCACAGCTGTACTATTCAGTGTCAAGGAACTCATCCCGGTGGGAGCCATGGTTTCAAAACTGTATCTAAGCAGCGAACCCATGTCGGGATGCTGGAATGGTGGAGGGACCGT
It includes:
- the GPR63 gene encoding probable G-protein coupled receptor 63 encodes the protein MVFSAVLTASHTGASNTTFVVYENTNMNITVPPPFQHPDMGSLLRYSFETMAPTGMSSLTLNSTAVPPTPAVLKSLNLPLQIILSAIMIFILFVSFLGNLVVCLMVYQKAAMRSAINILLASLAFADMLLAVLNMPFALVTILTTRWIFGKFFCRVSAMFFWLFVIEGVAILLIISIDRFLIIVQRQDKLNPYRAKVLIAVSWATSFCVAFPLAVGNPDLQIPSRAPQCVFGYTTNPGYQAYVILISLISFFLPFLVILYSFMGILNTLRHNALRIHSYPEGICLSQASKLGLMSLQRPFQMSIDMGFKTRAFTTILILFAVFIFCWAPFTTYSLVATFSKHFYYQHNFFEISTWLLWLCYLKSALNPLIYYWRIKKFHDACLDMMPKSLKFLPRLPGHTRRRIRPSAVYVCGEHRTVV